The following are from one region of the Plasmodium gaboni strain SY75 chromosome 12, whole genome shotgun sequence genome:
- a CDS encoding putative CG2-related protein, with translation MSSKNDSGLLQFCDDIFLNLIKFFSINETLKLKLVNKNIYEYLKDENVYQLNTCLNLNNYIKFVKFVKSDKFSAFLLSILNDEKNIYDSSYYVKKNAQYGINKKQLVPKGKGFLQKIILKGEFLRNANFYDLSILLASHADTLKELHINGLNDVNCPLFIYSTYSIIFEFFSKEVLFNNLSFNYVTKKDLQKIQKYISSQRKVPKKEKKKKCEKCDEKVEDQLNNKRCEHEEEHFLNKTKMDVDINLFESNKLPIDIKSSLDKQVSTSTQYSIDSEIFIHTQFPTDSQTYISNKNTNVVENKSYTNQEIYYEKDSSLEKIHIKEHLDLNDNNEIFTKVTYTNTKEYHIKLNSKKINNFNINKEKNYKDEDNNIVSNEKKNLIKLFDKFVKNEKKKKNLPITNKNKLHMLCEHISIVYNCNKKCFEKIKNYKQETNLSPYVNNLINLKVLNLSGIQTYDMIKMFIPINMPSLNILNIYSYDYFFYFYNMLISFFLYGNGQEIFTKYINVKKIEGQDEKDKTYHIKNKKKNIFLEYNKRMYEVIKLMDRQLKHTCNSASSFQKIFEDEAINNYELHIKNNDNKVFITPSYLDNIYVNHINAPIYYADGNYIKYDTDDESTKYIVERSPSWSCNQNIESYNNNRKGDDITKMVESELKGDSELKDYSELKDYSELKDYSELKDYSELKADSELIGDKNNCDNYNFQAKEEQNSSVHNNKKKMKKLKRGGYIWPIENHKYKKNVSVEILYLFKNILENEEKKGRKNIICLLNNLNLEHFSLFNYSLSSPFLWLLLLIKNKNLKTFCILDICLSHLLCALTFLEAYLKQSLFNFQGMMRRRRKRMGSIYFKFNDHDEIKFINETYSKLINEMNQKKDINETDQIHHNNIQSNNSNTYNNMYINKIYINNHNNNSTHTNTNTCNTHEQSKDNYNTNRKKKSKILHIVIYVYNNTKENKQFIKYIRKISRSLWRCNYLVYYSIHYYKYKYFNKYIDIDNLYRDYIMNILLNNHRLNKYMDQSKMLTY, from the exons atgagCAGTAAAAATGACAGTGGCCTTCTCCAATTTTGTGATGACATTTTTTTGAACctaataaaatttttttcaataaatGAAACTTTAAAATTGAAACTTgtgaataaaaatatttatgaatatttaaaagatgaaaatgTATATCAATTGAATACATGTTTgaatttaaataattatataaaatttgtAAAGTTTGTAAAGTCTGATAAATTCAGTGCTTTTCTCTTGTCAATTCTgaatgatgaaaaaaatatatatgacaGTTCATACTATG TTAAGAAGAATGCTCAATATGGCATCAACAAAAAACAGCTAGTTCCAAAAGGAAAAGGatttttacaaaaaataattttaaaagGGGAATTTTTAAGAAATGCTAATTTTTATGACTTAAGTATTTTATTAGCTAGTCATGCAGATACATTAAAAGAATTACATATTAATGGTTTAAACGATGTTAACTGTcctttatttatatattccaCGTATAGTATCatttttgaatttttttctaaagAAGTTCTTTTTAATAACCTATCTTTCAATTATGTAACAAAAAAGGATTTACAAAAAATTcagaaatatatatcaagTCAACGAAAGGTACctaaaaaggaaaaaaaaaaaaaatgtgaaAAATGTGATGAAAAAGTAGAAGATCAGCTGAACAACAAAAGATGTGAACATGAGGAagaacattttttaaataaaacaaaaatgGATGTAGATATAAACTTATTTGAAAGTAATAAATTACCAATAGATATTAAATCATCTTTAGATAAACAAGTATCTACTAGTACTCAATATTCTATTGATAGTGaaatttttatacataCACAATTTCCAACTGATTCTcaaacatatatatcaaataaaaatacaaatgTAGTAGAAAATAAATCTTATACTAATCAAGagatatattatgaaaagGACTCTTCTCTAgaaaaaattcatataaaagAACATTTAGATCTAAACGAcaataatgaaatattcACTAAAGTTACATATACGAATACAAAAGAATAccatataaaattaaactccaaaaaaattaataattttaatattaataaggaaaaaaattataaggatgaagataataatatagtatctaatgaaaaaaagaatttaataaaattattcGATAAGTTtgtaaaaaatgaaaaaaaaaaaaaaaacctTCCTATAactaataaaaataaattacaTATGTTATGTGAACATATTAGTATAGTTTATAATTGTAATAAGAAATgttttgaaaaaataaaaaattataaacaAGAAACAAATTTAAGTCCTTATGTAAATAATCTTATAAATTTGAAAGTTTTAAATTTATCAGGTATTCAAACTTATGATATGATTAAAATGTTTATTCCAATAAACATGCCATCTCtcaatattttaaatatttattcatatgattattttttttatttttataatatgctcatatcattttttttatatggAAATGGACAAGAaatttttacaaaatatattaatgtaaaaaaaattgaaggacaagatgaaaaagataaaacgtatcatataaaaaataaaaaaaaaaatatattcttagagtataataaaagaatgTATGAAgttataaaattaatgGATAGACAATTAAAGCATACATGTAATAGTGCTTCATCttttcaaaaaatttttGAAGATGAAGcaattaataattatgaacttcatataaaaaataatgacAACAAGGTATTCATAACTCCTTCATATctagataatatatatgtaaacCATATAAATGCTCCAATATATTATGCGGATggaaattatataaaatacgACACAGATGATGAGAGcacaaaatatattgttgAGCGATCACCAAGTTGGTCATGTAATCAAAATATTGAAAGTTATAATAACAACAGAAAAGGAGATGATATCACAAAAATGGTGGAAAGTGAATTAAAAGGTGACAGTGAATTAAAAGATTACAGTGAATTAAAAGATTACAGTGAATTAAAAGATTACAGTGAATTAAAAGATTACAGTGAATTAAAAGCCGACAGTGAATTAATAGgtgataaaaataattgcgataattataatttccAGGCAAAGGAAGAACAAAACTCTTCtgttcataataataaaaagaaaatgaaaaaattaaaaagagGAGGATACATTTGGCCAATAGAaaatcataaatataaaaagaatgTGAGTGTAGAAATTTTGtatctttttaaaaatattttagaaaatgaagaaaaaaaaggaagaaaaaatattatttgtttattgaataatttaaatttagaacatttttctttatttaattatagTTTGAGTAGTCCTTTTTTATGGTTACTTCtcttaataaaaaataaaaatctAAAAACCTTTTGTATTTTAGATATATGTTTATCACATCTACTGTGTGCACTAACATTTCTAGAAGCTTATCTTAAACAAAgtttatttaattttcaAGGAATGATgagaagaagaagaaaaagaatgGGCAgcatttattttaaatttaatgaTCATGACgaaattaaatttattaacGAAACATATTCAAAACTGATTAATGAGATGaatcaaaaaaaagatataaatgaaaCTGATCAAAttcatcataataatatccaaagtaataatagcaatacatataataacatgtatataaataaaatatatattaataatcataataacAACTCAACACATACAAATACCAATACTTGTAACACACATGAACAAAGTaaagataattataatacaaacagaaaaaaaaaaagtaaaatacTTCATATCgttatttatgtttataataatacgaaagaaaataaacagtttattaaatatataagaaaaatatcACGATCTCTGTGGAGATGTAACTATCttgtatattattcaatacattattataaatataaatattttaataagTATATTGACATAGATAATTTATATAGAgattatattatgaacaTTCTCTTAAATAATCATAGgttaaataaatatatggaTCAAAGTAAAATGTtaacatattaa
- a CDS encoding hypothetical protein (conserved Plasmodium protein, unknown function): MCGLKIKHAEYNNMILSFAYKIKFLRFSKRYICQLERKIKGNDVIVQSSNILKRKEKDDEENNVMIKFKENINNYDIEKVIDNNKYQVDNTFCDYIIKRKKFLGFFTYDIKKYQHNILYKKSDGSLLAYLYSNKIKPLIYADRISNVLYVNCINYININKNNNVYNKNCNDNIHFNYKQSIIKEKKNLFDILYKKYSLVFLFSDISHIDEINKYFIYFNKQIKISNMDNPHNNFLYTQQIYPNSKFIKLRDKQKSIHIFYGYLSNYNFILSNYFSTNFYTNLKNTYFPNDNFFYINNKLNINDMNALLLQEGRQNLPSILLFDECCYVRYHIKGLYTNESAYYLFNILKNL, from the coding sequence ATGTGCGGACTAAAAATAAAGCATGctgaatataataatatgatattGAGCTTTGcttataaaattaaatttttgAGATTTTcaaaaagatatatttgtcagttagaaagaaaaataaaaggaaaTGATGTAATTGTTCAGAGTAGcaatatattaaaaaggaAAGAAAAAGACGATGAGGAAAATAATGTGATGATAAAATTTAAGgagaatataaataattatgatataGAAAAAGTAATTGATAACAATAAATATCAAGTTGATAATACTTTTTGtgattatataataaagagAAAGAAATTTTTAGGTTTCTTTActtatgatataaaaaagtatcaacataatattttatataaaaaaagtgaTGGATCCCTTTTGGCATATTTATATTccaataaaataaaaccATTAATATATGCGGATAGGATAAGTAATGTATTATATGTGAATTgtataaattatataaatataaataaaaataacaatgtatataataaaaattgtaatgataatattcATTTCAATTATAAACAGTctattataaaagaaaaaaaaaatctctttgatattttatataaaaagtataGTTTAgtctttttattttctgATATATCACACATTGatgaaattaataaatattttatttattttaataaacaAATCAAAATATCCAATATGGATAATCCccataataattttttatatactcAACAAATATATCCAAATAgtaaatttattaaattaagagataaacaaaaatcaatacatatattttatggTTACTTAtcaaattataattttattttatccAATTATTTTAGTACTAATTTTTATacaaatttaaaaaatacatattttcCAAATGACaactttttttatattaataataaattaaatataaatgatatgaatgctttattattacaagAAGGAAGACAGAACTTACCAtccattttattatttgatgaATGCTGTTATGTTAGGTATCATATTAAAGGTTTATATACAAACGAATCTGCATATTACCTTTTcaacatattaaaaaatttataa